A genome region from Musa acuminata AAA Group cultivar baxijiao chromosome BXJ3-5, Cavendish_Baxijiao_AAA, whole genome shotgun sequence includes the following:
- the LOC135638210 gene encoding uncharacterized protein LOC135638210 isoform X1: protein MAGAKKNNVVRKYNTRQCSRGKKPSPSSSSSGPSCYRGKKPSPSSSSGPSCYRGKKPSPSSFSGPSCPPPPAQPSFFKIMLGGFKEHLFIPPKFAKRLVGLVNQNVCLQDCLGNSSSVKISVVDSSLAFQEGWHDFVLDHSIDFGEFLVFKYLSKSLFSVQVFGIDACEREEFGERNGNSSCTRKTSNADLSLGRLQFRKRRRTFEVSKDESCPGKKHLGTKDDSSDSDVQILEDECVAKDAVEFGNEPKETPQHHHDPGSSQIADVIDLTGPQVNMFSGQVIVEPEENVPVERSKTCVAKGVAEFGAQPKETPQHHRDPVSSQIADVRDLTVPQDNMFSGLVIVEPEKNVPVERSKTCVVKGVVEFGTESKETLQHHRDPGSLQIADVKDLTGPLVNMFSGQVSVEPKRNVPVERSKTYVAHGILLDDQKTVETGIHFDHMVTFQLVEQSLSGHEDSHGKSHTAPTVACRRSKTKDQIVSCWGTIPYNSKLDSSLPQNETKNYLAEEPEEHKIKKIGLKGHSTPEVMTAILVASEMVACKFLLTEEGICHIVNDYEKNGLGAVTVTPICVSTMEIGTCIDCNHSVTMSNDASCHLQSVPEVNFHGPATYSIETSNGMHTYEENGNAPGFLSRKDFSKLDGSVRSILQDVPGIDTPQGNSIRYGMMLDALPVEDEDAVCMRSQNLEPVEVDNMDLDDLSLANSFCFRLTLSSSNRCQLALPLGIPFHMRQERKDIILRDPSGRSWPVLYHESNQFIGFLNGWEEFATANNLQQGNLCEFFVVTGAPDPTFQVQIRHT, encoded by the exons ATGGCTGGTGCCAAGAAGAACAATGTGGTCCGGAAGTACAACACAAGGCAATGCTCTCGCGGGAAGAagccctccccttcttcttcttcttctggtccTTCTTGCTATCGCGGGAAGAAGccctcaccttcttcttcttctggtccTTCTTGCTATCGCGGGAAGAAGCCCTCCCCTTCTTCTTTTTCTGGTCCttcttgtcctcctcctcccgcaCAGCCTTCTTTCTTTAAGATCATGCTCGGTGGTTTCAAAGAGCACTTG TTCATACCGCCAAAATTCGCTAAAAGATTAGTTGGCTTAGTCAATCAGAATGTATGTCTTCAAGATTGTCTTGGAAACTCATCAAGTGTTAAAATCTCTGTGGTTGATAGTTCTTTGGCTTTTCAAGAAGGATGGCATGATTTTGTGTTGGATCATTCCATTGATTTTGGGGAGTTTTTGGTATTCAAATATCTCAGTAAATCATTGTTTTCTGTTCAAGTTTTTGGCATTGATGCCTGTGAAAGAGAAGAATTTGGCGAAAGAAATGGCAATTCTTCATGCACAAGGAAGACAAGTAATGCAGATTTGTCCCTTGGAAGGTTACAGTTTCGTAAAAGGCGTAGAACTTTTGAAGTATCAAAAGATGAATCTTGTCCTGGTAAGAAACATCTGGGAACGAAAGATGATTCTTCTGATTCTGATGTGCAAATTTTAGAAGATGAATGTGTTGCTAAAGATGCGGTGGAATTTGGTAATGAACCCAAAGAAACTCCTCAACATCACCATGATCCTGGAAGTTCACAAATTGCAGATGTCATAGATCTAACTGGTCCACAGGTCAATATGTTCAGTGGACAGGTTATAGTGGAACCTGAAGAAAATGTTCCTGTTGAGCGATCCAAAACATGTGTTGCTAAAGGTGTGGCGGAATTTGGTGCTCAACCCAAAGAAACTCCTCAACATCACCGTGATCCTGTAAGTTCACAAATTGCAGATGTCAGGGACCTAACTGTACCGCAGGACAATATGTTCAGTGGACTAGTTATAGTGGAACCTGAAAAAAATGTTCCTGTTGAACGATCCAAAACATGTGTTGTTAAAGGTGTGGTGGAATTTGGTACTGAATCCAAAGAAACTCTGCAACATCACCGTGATCCTGGAAGTTTACAAATTGCAGATGTCAAGGACCTAACTGGACCACTGGTCAACATGTTCAGTGGACAAGTTTCAGTGGAACCCAAAAGAAATGTTCCTGTTGAACGATCCAAAACATATGTTGCACATGGAATTTTATTGGATGACCAGAAAACAGTTGAAACTGGGATTCATTTTGACCATATGGTGACATTCCAATTGGTTGAACAAAGCTTATCAGGTCATGAGGATAGCCATGGCAAATCCCATACTGCACCAACAGTTGCGTGCAGAAGATCTAAGACCAAGGATCAGATTGTAAGCTGTTGGGGGACCATCCCTTATAATTCTAAATTAGATTCCTCACTGCCACAAAACGAAACTAAGAATTATCTAGCAGAAGAACCGGAAGAACACAAAATCAAGAAGATTGGTTTGAAGGGACACTCCACTCCTGAAGTTATGACGGCAATTTTGGTTGCATCTGAGATGGTTGCTTGCAAATTTCTTCTCACAGAGGAAGGCATATGCCACATTGTCAATGACTATGAGAAGAATGGACTCGGTGCAGTTACAGTAACCCCTATTTGTGTTTCCACCATGGAAATTGGTACTTGCATAGACTGCAATCACAGTGTTACCATGTCTAATGATGCCTCCTGTCATCTTCAAAGTGTTCCTGAAGTTAATTTCCATGGACCTGCAACATACTCTATTGAAACGAGCAATGGCATGCATACATATGAAGAGAATG GAAATGCCCCAGGATTTTTATCCAGAAAAGACTTTTCTAAATTGGATGGAAGTGTCAGAAGTATACTACAGGATGTACCTGGTATAGACACTCCTCAGGGAAATTCAATCAGATATG GAATGATGCTGGATGCCCTTCCAGTAGAGGATGAGGATGCTGTCTGCATGAGAAGTCAAAATCTTGAACCTGTTGAAGTTGATAACATGGATTTAGATGACCTATCTTTAGCAAATTCTTTCTGCTTCAGGTTAACTTTATCGTCCAGCAACAGGTGCCAGCTT GCGTTGCCACTCGGTATTCCATTTCACATGAGACAAGAACGGAAAGACATAATTCTCCGGGATCCATCTGGCAGATCATGGCCGGTCTTGTACCATGAGAGCAACCAGTTTATAGGATTTTTAAATGGGTGGGAGGAATTTGCAACAGCAAACAATCTTCAGCAGGGAAATCTGTGTGAGTTCTTTGTGGTAACTGGTGCGCCTGATCCTACATTCCAAGTGCAGATAAGGCATACATGA
- the LOC135638210 gene encoding uncharacterized protein LOC135638210 isoform X2: protein MWSGSTTQGNALAGRSPPLLLLLLVLLAIAGRSPHLLLLLVLLAIAGRSPPLLLFLVLLVLLLPHSLLSLRSCSVVSKSTCSLAFQEGWHDFVLDHSIDFGEFLVFKYLSKSLFSVQVFGIDACEREEFGERNGNSSCTRKTSNADLSLGRLQFRKRRRTFEVSKDESCPGKKHLGTKDDSSDSDVQILEDECVAKDAVEFGNEPKETPQHHHDPGSSQIADVIDLTGPQVNMFSGQVIVEPEENVPVERSKTCVAKGVAEFGAQPKETPQHHRDPVSSQIADVRDLTVPQDNMFSGLVIVEPEKNVPVERSKTCVVKGVVEFGTESKETLQHHRDPGSLQIADVKDLTGPLVNMFSGQVSVEPKRNVPVERSKTYVAHGILLDDQKTVETGIHFDHMVTFQLVEQSLSGHEDSHGKSHTAPTVACRRSKTKDQIVSCWGTIPYNSKLDSSLPQNETKNYLAEEPEEHKIKKIGLKGHSTPEVMTAILVASEMVACKFLLTEEGICHIVNDYEKNGLGAVTVTPICVSTMEIGTCIDCNHSVTMSNDASCHLQSVPEVNFHGPATYSIETSNGMHTYEENGNAPGFLSRKDFSKLDGSVRSILQDVPGIDTPQGNSIRYGMMLDALPVEDEDAVCMRSQNLEPVEVDNMDLDDLSLANSFCFRLTLSSSNRCQLALPLGIPFHMRQERKDIILRDPSGRSWPVLYHESNQFIGFLNGWEEFATANNLQQGNLCEFFVVTGAPDPTFQVQIRHT, encoded by the exons ATGTGGTCCGGAAGTACAACACAAGGCAATGCTCTCGCGGGAAGAagccctccccttcttcttcttcttctggtccTTCTTGCTATCGCGGGAAGAAGccctcaccttcttcttcttctggtccTTCTTGCTATCGCGGGAAGAAGCCCTCCCCTTCTTCTTTTTCTGGTCCttcttgtcctcctcctcccgcaCAGCCTTCTTTCTTTAAGATCATGCTCGGTGGTTTCAAAGAGCACTTG TTCTTTGGCTTTTCAAGAAGGATGGCATGATTTTGTGTTGGATCATTCCATTGATTTTGGGGAGTTTTTGGTATTCAAATATCTCAGTAAATCATTGTTTTCTGTTCAAGTTTTTGGCATTGATGCCTGTGAAAGAGAAGAATTTGGCGAAAGAAATGGCAATTCTTCATGCACAAGGAAGACAAGTAATGCAGATTTGTCCCTTGGAAGGTTACAGTTTCGTAAAAGGCGTAGAACTTTTGAAGTATCAAAAGATGAATCTTGTCCTGGTAAGAAACATCTGGGAACGAAAGATGATTCTTCTGATTCTGATGTGCAAATTTTAGAAGATGAATGTGTTGCTAAAGATGCGGTGGAATTTGGTAATGAACCCAAAGAAACTCCTCAACATCACCATGATCCTGGAAGTTCACAAATTGCAGATGTCATAGATCTAACTGGTCCACAGGTCAATATGTTCAGTGGACAGGTTATAGTGGAACCTGAAGAAAATGTTCCTGTTGAGCGATCCAAAACATGTGTTGCTAAAGGTGTGGCGGAATTTGGTGCTCAACCCAAAGAAACTCCTCAACATCACCGTGATCCTGTAAGTTCACAAATTGCAGATGTCAGGGACCTAACTGTACCGCAGGACAATATGTTCAGTGGACTAGTTATAGTGGAACCTGAAAAAAATGTTCCTGTTGAACGATCCAAAACATGTGTTGTTAAAGGTGTGGTGGAATTTGGTACTGAATCCAAAGAAACTCTGCAACATCACCGTGATCCTGGAAGTTTACAAATTGCAGATGTCAAGGACCTAACTGGACCACTGGTCAACATGTTCAGTGGACAAGTTTCAGTGGAACCCAAAAGAAATGTTCCTGTTGAACGATCCAAAACATATGTTGCACATGGAATTTTATTGGATGACCAGAAAACAGTTGAAACTGGGATTCATTTTGACCATATGGTGACATTCCAATTGGTTGAACAAAGCTTATCAGGTCATGAGGATAGCCATGGCAAATCCCATACTGCACCAACAGTTGCGTGCAGAAGATCTAAGACCAAGGATCAGATTGTAAGCTGTTGGGGGACCATCCCTTATAATTCTAAATTAGATTCCTCACTGCCACAAAACGAAACTAAGAATTATCTAGCAGAAGAACCGGAAGAACACAAAATCAAGAAGATTGGTTTGAAGGGACACTCCACTCCTGAAGTTATGACGGCAATTTTGGTTGCATCTGAGATGGTTGCTTGCAAATTTCTTCTCACAGAGGAAGGCATATGCCACATTGTCAATGACTATGAGAAGAATGGACTCGGTGCAGTTACAGTAACCCCTATTTGTGTTTCCACCATGGAAATTGGTACTTGCATAGACTGCAATCACAGTGTTACCATGTCTAATGATGCCTCCTGTCATCTTCAAAGTGTTCCTGAAGTTAATTTCCATGGACCTGCAACATACTCTATTGAAACGAGCAATGGCATGCATACATATGAAGAGAATG GAAATGCCCCAGGATTTTTATCCAGAAAAGACTTTTCTAAATTGGATGGAAGTGTCAGAAGTATACTACAGGATGTACCTGGTATAGACACTCCTCAGGGAAATTCAATCAGATATG GAATGATGCTGGATGCCCTTCCAGTAGAGGATGAGGATGCTGTCTGCATGAGAAGTCAAAATCTTGAACCTGTTGAAGTTGATAACATGGATTTAGATGACCTATCTTTAGCAAATTCTTTCTGCTTCAGGTTAACTTTATCGTCCAGCAACAGGTGCCAGCTT GCGTTGCCACTCGGTATTCCATTTCACATGAGACAAGAACGGAAAGACATAATTCTCCGGGATCCATCTGGCAGATCATGGCCGGTCTTGTACCATGAGAGCAACCAGTTTATAGGATTTTTAAATGGGTGGGAGGAATTTGCAACAGCAAACAATCTTCAGCAGGGAAATCTGTGTGAGTTCTTTGTGGTAACTGGTGCGCCTGATCCTACATTCCAAGTGCAGATAAGGCATACATGA